Proteins from a genomic interval of Aquabacterium sp. J223:
- a CDS encoding DMT family transporter, whose amino-acid sequence MSTARLSPRLVLLMTTAPLLWSGNAIAGRLAVGSVPPLLLNCLRWAVALLLLLPLARSVFRSPGEVVRRWRYLAVLGLLSVATFNALQYLALVSSTPINVTLIASSLPLWVLAVGALCFGEQVGVRQGVGAALSLAGVLCVISRGDPSALAEVRFVRGDLYVVLSVVAWAFYTWMLVRPPAHMRAPQRPDWDWAAFLALQIAFGLVGAAAAAGAEALVTDTPVQWDARLLVLLLYVAIGPSILAFRCWGLGVAEGGPALAAFFNNLTPLFTALLSAAVLGEPPHGYHALAFALIVGGIAVSAGAPTSRR is encoded by the coding sequence GTGAGCACCGCCCGCCTGTCGCCCCGCCTGGTCCTGCTGATGACGACCGCCCCGCTGCTGTGGTCGGGCAACGCCATCGCCGGTCGGCTGGCGGTGGGCAGCGTGCCGCCGCTGCTGCTCAACTGCCTGCGCTGGGCGGTGGCGCTGCTGCTGCTGCTGCCGCTGGCACGGTCGGTGTTCCGATCGCCGGGCGAGGTGGTCCGGCGCTGGCGCTACCTGGCGGTGCTCGGGCTGCTCAGCGTGGCGACGTTCAACGCGCTGCAGTACCTGGCCCTGGTCAGCTCGACGCCGATCAACGTGACGCTGATCGCCTCCAGCCTGCCGCTGTGGGTCCTGGCGGTGGGCGCCCTGTGCTTCGGGGAGCAGGTCGGCGTCCGGCAGGGGGTGGGCGCCGCGCTGTCGCTGGCCGGGGTGCTCTGCGTGATCTCGCGCGGCGACCCGTCGGCGCTGGCCGAGGTGCGCTTCGTTCGCGGCGACCTCTACGTCGTGCTGTCCGTCGTCGCATGGGCCTTCTACACCTGGATGCTGGTGCGGCCGCCGGCGCACATGCGGGCGCCCCAGCGGCCGGACTGGGACTGGGCGGCCTTCCTGGCGCTGCAGATCGCCTTCGGCCTGGTCGGCGCGGCCGCCGCGGCCGGGGCGGAAGCGCTGGTGACCGACACCCCGGTGCAGTGGGACGCCCGGCTGCTGGTGCTGCTGCTGTACGTGGCGATCGGCCCGTCCATCCTGGCGTTTCGCTGCTGGGGCCTGGGCGTGGCGGAAGGCGGCCCGGCGCTGGCCGCCTTCTTCAACAACCTGACGCCGCTGTTCACCGCGCTGCTGTCGGCCGCGGTGCTCGGCGAGCCGCCGCACGGCTACCACGCGCTGGCCTTCGCGCTGATCGTCGGCGGCATCGCCGTCAGCGCCGGCGCGCCGACAAGCCGCCGCTAG
- a CDS encoding quinone oxidoreductase, with protein MPRAVQIRRFGGPEVMEIAEVPVGEPGPGELRIRHHACGLNFIDVYQRTGLYPNPLPLVLGMEGAGVVEAVGEGVTHLQPGDRAAYAAGQPGAYAEQRVMKAAQVVQLPDAIDFETGAAMMLKGLTAQYLLKKARPVEGLEPGDFVLFHAAAGGVGLIACQWARALGLQLIATAGSAAKCALALEHGAAHAIDYTREDFVERVKAITGGRGVKVVYDSVGKDTFEGSLNCLRPFGLMAAFGNASGPVPPFAPGVLAAKGSLYLTRQTLFTHIATREGTQAMADDLFEVVGSGEVKIRIDQRFALADVAEAHRALEGRRTTGSTILIP; from the coding sequence ATGCCACGAGCCGTCCAGATCCGCCGCTTCGGCGGGCCCGAGGTGATGGAGATCGCCGAGGTGCCGGTGGGTGAGCCCGGCCCCGGCGAACTGCGCATCCGCCACCACGCCTGCGGCCTCAACTTCATCGACGTCTACCAGCGCACCGGCCTGTACCCGAACCCGCTGCCGCTGGTGCTCGGCATGGAAGGCGCCGGCGTCGTCGAGGCGGTGGGCGAGGGCGTCACCCACCTCCAGCCGGGCGACCGCGCCGCCTATGCCGCCGGCCAGCCCGGTGCCTACGCCGAGCAGCGCGTGATGAAGGCCGCGCAGGTGGTGCAACTGCCCGACGCCATCGATTTCGAGACCGGCGCGGCGATGATGCTCAAGGGCCTGACCGCGCAGTACCTGCTGAAGAAGGCGCGGCCGGTGGAAGGGCTGGAGCCGGGCGACTTCGTGCTCTTCCATGCCGCCGCCGGCGGTGTCGGCCTCATCGCCTGCCAGTGGGCGCGGGCGCTCGGCCTGCAGCTCATCGCCACCGCCGGCAGCGCCGCCAAGTGCGCGCTGGCGCTGGAACACGGTGCCGCGCACGCCATCGACTACACCCGCGAGGACTTCGTCGAACGGGTCAAGGCCATCACCGGCGGGCGCGGCGTCAAGGTGGTCTACGACTCGGTGGGCAAGGACACCTTCGAGGGCAGCCTCAACTGCCTGCGTCCCTTCGGCCTGATGGCCGCCTTCGGCAATGCCTCGGGCCCGGTGCCGCCGTTCGCGCCCGGCGTGCTGGCCGCCAAGGGCTCGCTCTACCTGACCCGGCAGACCCTGTTCACCCACATCGCCACCCGCGAGGGCACCCAGGCCATGGCCGACGACCTGTTCGAGGTGGTCGGCAGCGGCGAGGTGAAGATCCGCATCGACCAGCGCTTCGCGCTGGCCGACGTCGCCGAGGCGCACCGCGCGCTCGAAGGCCGCCGGACCACCGGCAGCACGATCTTGATCCCCTGA
- a CDS encoding FKBP-type peptidyl-prolyl cis-trans isomerase, producing the protein MSQTTTTASGLQYEDTNVGDGTEAQAGRPVRVHYTGWLSDPAKPNGRGAKFDSSRDRNDPFEFHLGAGMVIRGWDEGVQGMKVGGTRVLTIPPALGYGARGAGGVIPPNATLVFEVELLEA; encoded by the coding sequence ATGAGCCAGACCACCACCACCGCCAGCGGCCTGCAGTACGAGGACACCAACGTCGGCGACGGCACCGAAGCCCAGGCCGGCCGGCCGGTGCGGGTGCACTACACCGGCTGGCTGAGCGACCCGGCCAAGCCGAACGGCCGCGGCGCCAAGTTCGACTCCAGCCGCGACCGCAACGACCCCTTCGAATTCCACCTCGGCGCGGGCATGGTGATCCGCGGCTGGGACGAGGGCGTGCAGGGCATGAAGGTGGGCGGCACCCGGGTGCTGACCATCCCGCCCGCGCTGGGCTACGGCGCCCGCGGCGCCGGCGGCGTCATCCCGCCGAACGCGACGCTCGTGTTCGAGGTCGAGTTGCTCGAAGCCTGA
- the gluQRS gene encoding tRNA glutamyl-Q(34) synthetase GluQRS: MSAALRYRGRFAPSPTGPLHAGSLVAALGSWLDARAHGGDWLVRIEDVDGPRCAPGADAEILRQLAALGLAPDEPPQWQSHRGARYGQALARLQAQGDVYPCGCSRRDIALALAAQQRPHTRHAEWVYPGTCRDGLHGTPARVAWRLRCGEPGQPVVVHWQDRRLGPQRQDVTAEVGDFVLQRADGLWAYQLAVVVDDAEQGITHVVRGEDLADNTARQIHLQRRLGLPTPRHLHLPLVRDARGEKLSKQHGAPALDTSQPPEVLNPALQVLGLAPIDAPTLPEWQARAVKAWRDGWQDGRFSRPEQETT, translated from the coding sequence ATGTCCGCTGCCCTGCGTTACCGCGGCCGCTTCGCGCCCTCGCCCACCGGCCCGCTGCATGCCGGCTCGCTGGTGGCCGCCCTCGGCAGCTGGCTCGACGCGCGCGCCCATGGCGGCGACTGGCTGGTGCGCATCGAGGACGTGGACGGGCCGCGCTGCGCGCCGGGCGCCGACGCGGAGATCCTGCGCCAGCTGGCGGCGCTGGGACTGGCGCCCGACGAGCCGCCGCAATGGCAGTCGCACCGCGGCGCGCGGTACGGGCAGGCGCTGGCCCGGTTGCAGGCGCAGGGCGACGTCTACCCCTGCGGCTGCTCGCGGCGCGACATCGCGCTGGCGCTGGCGGCACAGCAGCGGCCGCACACCCGGCACGCCGAATGGGTCTACCCCGGCACCTGCCGCGACGGCCTTCACGGCACGCCGGCCCGTGTCGCCTGGCGGTTGCGCTGCGGCGAGCCGGGCCAGCCGGTGGTGGTCCACTGGCAGGACCGGCGGCTGGGGCCGCAGCGGCAGGACGTGACGGCCGAGGTCGGCGACTTCGTGCTCCAGCGCGCCGACGGGCTGTGGGCCTACCAGCTGGCGGTGGTGGTGGACGACGCCGAGCAGGGCATCACCCATGTCGTGCGCGGCGAGGACCTGGCCGACAACACCGCCCGCCAGATCCACCTGCAACGGCGGCTCGGGCTGCCCACGCCGCGGCACCTGCACCTGCCGCTGGTGCGCGACGCCCGCGGCGAGAAGCTGTCCAAGCAGCACGGCGCGCCGGCGCTGGACACCTCGCAGCCGCCGGAGGTGCTCAACCCGGCGCTGCAGGTGCTCGGCCTGGCGCCCATCGACGCCCCGACGCTGCCGGAGTGGCAGGCCCGGGCGGTGAAGGCCTGGCGAGACGGCTGGCAAGATGGGCGGTTTTCGCGACCCGAACAGGAGACGACATGA
- a CDS encoding DUF599 domain-containing protein, whose protein sequence is MTAWNALSLLPAADWLALALFFAGWAGYARFARRRAAVRPSVLAATNRIRRQWMLQATRRDTRIVDGAVLNSLTGSPSFFASTTILILGGLLALLGASDKAGELVGELPFAVRSSALVMELKLLLLGGIFIYAFFRFTWSIRQYTFGALLIGACPDSAQFADEAERERFADRAGRVMGLAAEAFNHGLRAYYMAFATLGWFLSPWALVAGTAAVITVLYLREFRSEVLDALG, encoded by the coding sequence ATGACCGCCTGGAATGCGTTGTCCCTGCTGCCCGCGGCCGACTGGCTGGCGCTGGCGCTGTTCTTCGCCGGCTGGGCCGGCTACGCGCGCTTCGCCCGCCGGCGGGCGGCGGTGCGGCCCTCGGTGCTGGCGGCGACCAACCGCATCCGCCGGCAGTGGATGCTGCAGGCCACCCGCCGCGACACCCGCATCGTCGACGGCGCCGTGCTGAACAGCCTGACCGGCAGCCCCAGCTTCTTCGCCTCCACCACCATCCTCATCCTGGGCGGGCTGCTGGCGCTGCTCGGCGCGTCGGACAAGGCCGGCGAACTGGTGGGCGAACTGCCCTTCGCCGTGCGCAGCTCCGCCCTCGTCATGGAGCTCAAGCTGCTGCTGCTCGGCGGCATCTTCATCTACGCCTTCTTCCGCTTCACCTGGAGCATCCGGCAGTACACCTTCGGCGCGCTGCTGATCGGCGCCTGCCCGGACAGCGCGCAGTTCGCCGACGAGGCCGAGCGAGAGCGCTTCGCGGACCGCGCGGGCCGGGTCATGGGCCTGGCGGCCGAGGCCTTCAACCATGGGCTGCGCGCCTACTACATGGCCTTCGCCACCCTGGGCTGGTTCCTGTCGCCCTGGGCGCTGGTCGCCGGCACCGCCGCGGTGATCACCGTGCTCTACCTGCGCGAATTCCGCTCCGAGGTGCTGGACGCGCTGGGCTGA
- a CDS encoding alpha/beta fold hydrolase, whose protein sequence is MAERLLKLAGLALMLMALSVSLMRAPERPVHSLVARWAPPPSDFMELEGPVWQGQLVHLRDTGPREDRLPLVLLHGTGSSLHTWEGWTAALERERRVISLDLPGFGLTGPSLRDDYSADADVDFVLAVLDRLGVRRFVAAGNSLGGEVAWRLALQAPERVRGLVLVDAAGLPLPEGLPWFTRLGHLPGVLPAVGQLTEWLLPRALVEQALQRLWGDPHAVGSALVDRHFELLLREGNRRALAHRLQQWRPGSAAARLGEIGVPTLVLWGGRDPLIPIEQGRQLAAAIPGSEFVAFPALGHLPQEEAPALTVAPVRRFLAERR, encoded by the coding sequence ATGGCCGAGCGGCTGCTGAAGCTGGCCGGCCTGGCGCTGATGCTCATGGCCCTGTCCGTCAGCCTGATGCGCGCGCCCGAGCGGCCGGTGCACAGCCTCGTCGCCCGCTGGGCGCCGCCGCCGTCGGATTTCATGGAGCTCGAGGGCCCGGTCTGGCAGGGCCAGCTGGTGCACCTGCGCGACACCGGCCCGCGCGAGGACCGGCTGCCGCTGGTGCTGCTGCACGGCACCGGCTCCAGCCTGCACACCTGGGAGGGCTGGACCGCCGCGCTGGAACGCGAGCGCCGCGTGATCAGCCTCGACCTGCCGGGCTTCGGGCTCACCGGGCCGTCGCTGCGCGACGACTACTCGGCGGACGCCGACGTCGACTTCGTGCTCGCGGTGCTCGACCGGCTGGGCGTGCGCCGCTTCGTCGCCGCCGGCAACTCGCTCGGCGGCGAGGTGGCCTGGCGGCTGGCGCTGCAGGCGCCCGAGCGGGTGCGCGGGCTGGTGCTGGTCGACGCCGCCGGCCTGCCGCTGCCGGAAGGGCTGCCCTGGTTCACCCGCCTCGGCCACCTGCCGGGCGTGCTGCCGGCGGTGGGACAGCTCACCGAATGGCTGCTGCCGAGGGCACTGGTGGAGCAGGCGCTGCAGCGCCTGTGGGGCGACCCGCATGCGGTGGGCAGCGCGCTGGTCGATCGCCACTTCGAACTGCTGCTGCGCGAGGGCAACCGCCGCGCGCTGGCGCACCGGCTGCAGCAATGGCGGCCGGGCAGCGCCGCGGCCCGGCTGGGCGAGATCGGCGTGCCGACGCTGGTGCTCTGGGGCGGTCGCGACCCGCTGATCCCGATCGAGCAGGGCCGCCAGCTGGCCGCCGCCATCCCGGGCAGCGAGTTCGTCGCCTTCCCGGCGCTGGGCCACCTGCCGCAGGAGGAAGCGCCGGCGCTGACGGTGGCGCCGGTGCGGCGCTTCCTGGCCGAGCGGCGCTGA
- a CDS encoding lysylphosphatidylglycerol synthase domain-containing protein gives MNRAAVAAAPQGRSPVPAPAWRRRLLRAVGLAFMAGVLWLLWRLGRAVPWDEVWQALRGLHATTLLAAAAVALASYAVYAGYELLARRALKHRLGLGTTAAIAYATYSLNLNLGAWVGGLGLRLRLYTRLGLSLERAVAVYGLVALTNWSGYFLLAGTAFALRALELPESWRLGEDGLQWIGFGLLALLGTYLGACAFARQRAWTLRGRRLELPALGIALQGLVLSTVNWMLMAGVIWVLLRPTGVAYPPVLAGLLMAAIAGAATHIPGGLGVVEAVFVALLGHKLPEATLLGALLGYRALYYLLPLPGAVLSLAALEAQARRRQRAAA, from the coding sequence GTGAACCGCGCCGCCGTGGCCGCCGCGCCGCAGGGGCGTTCGCCGGTGCCGGCGCCGGCGTGGCGTCGCCGGCTGCTGCGCGCCGTCGGCCTGGCCTTCATGGCCGGCGTGCTGTGGCTGCTGTGGCGGCTTGGACGCGCCGTGCCGTGGGACGAGGTGTGGCAGGCGCTGCGCGGCCTGCACGCCACCACGCTGCTGGCCGCCGCGGCGGTCGCCCTGGCCAGCTACGCCGTTTACGCCGGCTACGAACTGCTGGCTCGGCGGGCGCTGAAGCACCGGCTGGGCCTCGGCACCACCGCGGCCATCGCCTACGCCACCTATTCGCTCAACCTGAACCTCGGCGCCTGGGTCGGCGGGCTGGGCCTGCGGCTGCGGCTGTACACCCGGCTCGGCCTGTCGCTGGAGCGGGCGGTGGCGGTGTACGGCCTGGTCGCACTGACCAACTGGTCGGGCTACTTCCTGCTGGCCGGCACCGCCTTCGCGCTGCGCGCGCTCGAGCTGCCCGAGAGCTGGCGCCTCGGCGAGGACGGCCTGCAGTGGATCGGCTTCGGCCTGTTGGCGCTGCTGGGCACCTACCTGGGCGCGTGCGCCTTCGCCCGCCAGCGGGCCTGGACGCTGCGCGGCCGGCGGCTGGAGCTGCCGGCCCTCGGCATCGCGCTGCAGGGGCTGGTGCTGTCCACCGTCAACTGGATGCTGATGGCCGGGGTGATCTGGGTGCTGCTGCGGCCCACCGGGGTGGCCTACCCGCCGGTGCTGGCCGGGCTGCTGATGGCGGCCATCGCCGGCGCGGCCACCCACATCCCCGGCGGGCTGGGCGTGGTGGAGGCGGTGTTCGTCGCCCTGCTCGGCCACAAGCTGCCCGAGGCCACGCTGCTGGGCGCGCTGCTCGGCTACCGGGCGCTGTACTACCTGCTGCCGCTGCCCGGGGCGGTGCTCAGCCTGGCCGCCCTGGAGGCGCAGGCGCGCCGGCGGCAACGCGCTGCAGCCTAG
- the clsB gene encoding cardiolipin synthase ClsB: MRRDRGWIEGNRLQLLENGEAYYPSVFDAIAKAEHEILIETFILFDDKVGQALRELLIEAGQRGVSVDLTVDSYGSPDLSDEFIGGLTAAGVRVHVFDHAGKLFGRWRTNLLRRLHRKLVVIDGRIGYVGGINFSADHLGDYGPEAKQDYAVRVEGPVVEHIHRFLLEQLPPAQPRPRFWRAARIVRQATQWPGWRPWRQWQEEAPDLPAVGGARALFVTRDNHQHRTDIERHYRIAIRAARRQITIANAYFFPGYRLLREMRRAAKRGVDVRLILQGNPDMAIVPVAARMLYGYLVPAGVSVHEYCRRPLHGKVAVVDDEWATVGSSNLDPLSLSLNLESNLFIRDREFARLLRERLDLLVQHHCQAVAVDHIPKRTAWRALLGAVVFHVVRHFPDWAGWLPRHAPRLTSLGEAPPPAPPATTTPPSPGAQVTR; this comes from the coding sequence ATGAGACGTGATCGGGGCTGGATCGAGGGCAACCGGCTGCAGCTGCTGGAGAACGGCGAGGCCTACTACCCCAGCGTGTTCGACGCCATCGCCAAGGCCGAGCACGAGATCCTCATCGAGACCTTCATCCTGTTCGACGACAAGGTGGGGCAGGCGCTGCGCGAGCTGCTGATCGAGGCCGGGCAGCGCGGCGTGTCGGTGGACCTGACGGTGGACAGCTACGGCTCGCCCGACCTGTCGGACGAGTTCATCGGCGGCCTGACCGCGGCCGGCGTGCGGGTGCACGTGTTCGACCACGCCGGCAAGCTGTTCGGCCGCTGGCGAACCAACCTGCTGCGCCGGCTGCACCGCAAGCTGGTGGTGATCGACGGCCGCATCGGCTACGTCGGCGGCATCAATTTCTCCGCCGACCACCTGGGCGACTACGGCCCCGAGGCCAAGCAGGACTACGCGGTGCGGGTCGAGGGGCCGGTGGTCGAGCACATCCACCGCTTCCTGCTCGAGCAGCTGCCGCCGGCGCAGCCGCGGCCGCGCTTCTGGCGCGCTGCGCGCATCGTCCGCCAGGCCACGCAATGGCCGGGCTGGCGCCCCTGGCGGCAGTGGCAGGAGGAGGCGCCCGACCTGCCCGCGGTGGGCGGCGCGAGGGCGCTCTTCGTCACCCGGGACAACCACCAGCACCGCACCGACATCGAACGCCACTACCGCATCGCCATCCGAGCGGCGCGGCGCCAGATCACCATCGCCAACGCCTACTTCTTCCCCGGCTACCGGCTGCTGCGCGAGATGCGCCGGGCCGCCAAGCGCGGCGTCGACGTGCGGCTGATCCTGCAGGGCAACCCGGACATGGCCATCGTGCCGGTGGCGGCCCGCATGCTCTACGGCTACCTGGTGCCGGCCGGGGTCTCGGTGCACGAGTACTGCCGCCGGCCGCTGCACGGCAAGGTGGCCGTGGTCGACGACGAATGGGCGACGGTGGGCTCCAGCAACCTCGACCCGCTGAGCCTGTCGCTCAACCTGGAGTCCAACCTCTTCATCCGCGACCGCGAGTTCGCGCGCCTGCTGCGCGAGCGGCTGGACCTCCTGGTGCAGCACCACTGCCAGGCGGTGGCGGTGGACCACATCCCCAAGCGCACGGCGTGGCGGGCGCTGCTGGGCGCGGTGGTCTTCCACGTCGTGCGGCACTTCCCCGACTGGGCCGGCTGGCTGCCGCGGCACGCGCCCCGGCTGACCTCGCTCGGCGAGGCGCCCCCGCCCGCGCCGCCGGCCACCACCACGCCGCCGTCGCCCGGCGCGCAGGTCACGCGGTGA
- a CDS encoding endonuclease/exonuclease/phosphatase family protein, whose amino-acid sequence MDLATPPPAVEPGFARFTVLTVNTHKGFGAFNRRFVLHELREAVRSVGADLVFLQEVMGSHELHRARIGGWPATPHYEFMADEIWSSHAYGRNAVYPHGHHGNAVLSKFPIARHVNHDASVGKSEKRGLLHCVLSLPQSERPLHAVCVHLGLDESHRRAQVLQLCRLVNDGIPPDEPVVVAGDFNDWRCRVDGALEGCAGLQEVFRLATGRPAKTFPARWPVLRLDRIYVRGLQLLRPLVLGRRPWSHLSDHAPLAAELALPVGQAVVRRAA is encoded by the coding sequence ATGGACCTCGCGACCCCGCCGCCGGCCGTGGAGCCGGGCTTCGCCCGCTTCACCGTGCTCACCGTCAACACCCACAAGGGCTTCGGCGCCTTCAACCGCCGCTTCGTGCTGCACGAACTGCGCGAGGCGGTGCGCAGCGTGGGCGCGGACCTGGTCTTCCTGCAGGAGGTGATGGGCAGCCACGAGCTGCACCGGGCGCGCATCGGCGGCTGGCCGGCCACGCCGCACTACGAGTTCATGGCCGACGAGATCTGGTCGTCCCACGCCTACGGCCGCAACGCCGTCTACCCGCACGGCCACCACGGCAACGCGGTGCTGTCCAAGTTCCCGATCGCGCGCCACGTCAACCACGACGCCAGCGTCGGCAAGAGCGAGAAGCGCGGACTGCTGCACTGCGTGCTGTCGCTGCCGCAGTCCGAGCGGCCGCTGCACGCGGTGTGCGTGCACCTGGGGCTGGACGAATCGCACCGCCGGGCGCAGGTGCTGCAGCTGTGCCGCCTCGTCAACGACGGCATTCCGCCCGACGAACCGGTGGTGGTCGCCGGCGACTTCAACGACTGGCGCTGCCGCGTGGACGGCGCGCTGGAAGGCTGCGCCGGGCTGCAGGAGGTCTTCCGCCTGGCCACCGGGCGGCCGGCCAAGACCTTTCCCGCCCGCTGGCCGGTGCTGCGGCTGGACCGCATCTACGTGCGCGGCCTGCAGCTGCTGCGCCCGCTGGTGCTGGGCCGCCGTCCGTGGTCGCACCTGTCGGACCATGCGCCGCTGGCGGCCGAGCTGGCGCTGCCGGTGGGGCAGGCGGTGGTGCGGAGGGCGGCATGA